The genome window CTGCCGCAGGACTTCCAGCGTCCGACGGTTGAACTCCGGAAGCTCATCGAGAAACAGGACGCCGTTGTGCGCGAGGCTGATCTCCCCGGGCTGCGGCGTGCTGCCACCTCCGACGAGCCCCGCCTCGCTGATCGTATGGTGCGGCGGACGGAACGGCCGTGTCAGCATCAGCGGCTGCCCCGCCGGCAACTTGCCGACCACGCTGTAGACCCGGGTCGTTTCGAGACTCTCCTCCGGCGACAGATCGGGCATGATCGTCCCCAGCCGCTGGGCCAGGAGAGTCTTCCCGGTCCCCGGCGAACCGATCATCAGCAGGTGATGCCGTCCCGCCGCGGCGACCGCCACCGCCCGCTTGGCTGCCTCCTGCCCTTTCACGTCGGCATAGTCGACCGGATAGGCCCCGAACTGCTGCACCGCCTCCGCCCAGCTGAACGGGACGGGATCAATGTCGAGCTGGCCGGCGAAGAAACCGACCGCCTCGGTCAGCGACGCCACCGGAATGACGTCGAGGTCCTCGACCACGGCTGCTTCGCGGGCATTCTCGACCGGCAGTACGAGTCCCTTTCGCCCCTCGGCCTTGGCCTGGAGCGCCATCGACAGCACCCCCTTGATCGGCCGGACCGCGCCGTCGAGCGCCAGTTCTCCGACGACCGCGTACTTCTCGAACCGGTCGGTCTCCAGCTGCGAGCTCGAAGCCAGCGTGCCGAGGGCAATCGGCAGGTCGAACGAGGACGCTTCCTTCGGGAAATCGGCGGGTGAGAGGTTGATCACGACTCGGTCGACCGGTCGGTGATAGCCGCTGTTCACCATCGCCCGCTCAATCCGGGGCGTGCTCTCCTTCACCGCCGCCTCGGCCAGCCCCACGA of Planctomyces sp. SH-PL14 contains these proteins:
- a CDS encoding YifB family Mg chelatase-like AAA ATPase, with amino-acid sequence MLSKLCTYALFGIDARPVEVEVDISPAAVPKTILVGLAEAAVKESTPRIERAMVNSGYHRPVDRVVINLSPADFPKEASSFDLPIALGTLASSSQLETDRFEKYAVVGELALDGAVRPIKGVLSMALQAKAEGRKGLVLPVENAREAAVVEDLDVIPVASLTEAVGFFAGQLDIDPVPFSWAEAVQQFGAYPVDYADVKGQEAAKRAVAVAAAGRHHLLMIGSPGTGKTLLAQRLGTIMPDLSPEESLETTRVYSVVGKLPAGQPLMLTRPFRPPHHTISEAGLVGGGSTPQPGEISLAHNGVLFLDELPEFNRRTLEVLRQPLEDNRVTISRATGSVTFPANLMLVAAMNPCPCGFRGDPKRQCNCSPPQIERYISKISGPLLDRIDIHVEVPPVPFRELSDDRPGTDSTTIRESVLRARGIQRKRFAGQATTLNGNMSPQQIRKHCKLESEAESLLKAAMEETGLSARAHDKILRVSRTIADLDGSDRIQSHHLSEAINYRTLDRTFWSR